GCGATGAGCCCGGCACATCCGGGATCCTGCGTGCCGAACCGTCCCCCGTCATAGACCTGCATCGGACATCTCCCGCCCCATGGCGCGTCGTCAACGAACGCTCCAAGCGTTTGCATTCTTGTTTGCATGCAAACTCGCATGCGTGTTACGGAGGTGTCAATGAAGGGAGATGTCCGAGGTGCGTTCGCTATCGGTCACGACGCCAGGCGCCGCCGCGCTGCCGCCGCAACGCCGGTCAGGAGAGGTGTTCGATCGCGTCCGGCAGGCGATCATTGCGGGCGAGTTGCGTCCCAATGAGCCGCTGATCGAGGCCGATATCGCCGAACGCCTCGGTGTCAGCCGTACGCCGGTGCGCGAGAGCCTGCAGAGGCTGGCGGCCGCCGGGTTGATCGTCCCGCGCAAGCGTGGCTGGGCGGTTCGGGAGTTCTCGCTTGAGGACCTCACCCTGAATGCGGAGGTTCGCGCCGCGCTGGAGGGCTTCGCCGCGGGATTGGCGGCCCAACGCGCCACGGCCGACGACCTCGCGCAGCTGTTCGCCATCCATGCGGAGCGTCTGGCGCTGGATCCGCAGGACGAGAAGGCCCGCGTGCGCACCAACCGGGCCTTCCACGACGCGGTCATCGCCGCGGCCCGCAATCCGAAGCTGGTCGACGCGATCGACGCGACGGGCCTGTTCTACTTCAACGGCGACGTGGTGCGCATGTCGTCGGCCGAGCAGATGGCGCAGGGCAATGCCGACCATGCCCTGATCCTCGAGGCCCTGGCGGCAAGGGACGCGACCGCGGCGGAGCGCCATATGCGGGCCCATATCGAACGGACGACGCGGATCATCCGCAGCCGCTGACGATCATGCGCTCGTCCCAGACCGGCGCCGACGCCAGGCTAGCGCGTCACATAGCCATGAGGGGCTGCCGCAGCCTCCACGGCATGGAGCAGCGCCCCGGCAAAGGACCGGTACACCGCGATCTCCACGGCCTCGGCTGCGTCGGCGCGCCAGACCAGCATCGACAGATGCGCCGCATAGGTGGCAGCCGCCGCGCCGGGACCAAACGCGCTCGGATGCAGGTCGATCGGCAGAACGGCCGAAAGAGCCTCACGCCAGGCCGGACCGGACACACGCAGAATGGCGCGCGATCCGGTAAGGTCGGTGACCGGACCATCCAAAGCCTGGAGATCCAGCATGGCGCCAGGGTCGCCGACCACCAGCGTCTGGTCCGGCTGGGTCGTGACATAGGTGGCGTTCCCCCGCCGGACCGCGCCGAAAGGCGCCGGGGCCGCGAGCACGACAGAGGCCAGTCCGCGCAGGGAGACGTCTTCGATCACCAATCCGCCCTGCCCCGGCCGGCCGTGGACACCCGGTGTGATCAGGGCAGCGAATGGACTGCGCGGCAGCAGCGGCGCGGAGGCTTCGACACTAACCACGGGCGCGCCCCCCTTCCGGATCGACAAAGACCGGGTGGACGACGTCGCACAGGACATCGCCGCCGCGGACAGGATCGAAGGCGCGGACCGTCTCGCCGATGCGCGTCCGCCCTCCCCTCATCAGCGCCAGCGCGATGGAGGAGGACAGCGTCGGCGAGAAGCAGGCGGAGGTGACATAGCCCTGGTCGGCCTCGATCGAGGGCGCCACGTCCGGCGGCAGCAGGTGCGAGCCAGCCCGCAGGGTCGCCGCCGGGTCCTTCGGCTTCAGTCCAACGAGGCCGGGCCGCATGGGATCGACCAACGCCGGGCGACCGGCAAGGGCCCGGCCGATGAAGTCCTTGCCCTTGGCCATCATGCCGCCAAGGCCCAGGTCACCGGCCGTCGTCTGCCCGTTGATCTCGCCGCCGCCCACATGGCCCTTCTCGATGCGCAGGACGCCGAGAGCCTCGGTGCCATAGGGGGTCAGGCCGAAGGGGGCCCCGGCCTCCATCAGCCGCTCCATGAAGGCATGGCCAAGATCGGCGGGAACGCCGATCTCGTAGGCGCGCTCGCCGGAAAAGGACATGCGGTAGAGCCGCACCGGGACCCCGAAGATCACCGTCTCCAGCATGCTCATATGCGGCATGGCCGCGTCCGAGACGTCGGTCCCCGGCGCGATGGACGCCAGGAGGTCACGCGAGCGCGGCCCGGCGATCGACATCTGCGCCCAGCGATCGGTGACCGACAGGAACGACACGTCGAGGTCCGGCCTGTGCACCTGGTGGCAGAATTCCAGATGCTGCATCACCTTGCCGGCATTGGCCGTCGTCGTGGTGATGAAGAACCTGTCCTCGGCAAGGCGCGCCACCACGCCATCATCCATCACGAAGCCGTCTTCGCGCAGCATCAGCCCATAGCGGAGGCGGCCAGGCTTCAGGCTCGACATCGTGTTGGCGTAGACGAAATCGAGCAGGGCGGCCGCGCCCGGCCCCACGGCCTCGATCTTGCCGAGGGTCGAGACATCGCAGACACCGACGCCAGCGCGCACGGCCAACGCTTCCCGGTCAACGGAATCGCGCCAGCCCTTCTCGCCAGGCCGCGCATACCATTCGGCGCGCAGCCAGGGGCCGACCTCCACGAAGCTCGCCCCGTTGGCGCAGGCCCAATCATGGAGCGGGGTCGTCCGCGTCGGGCGGAAATGCCGGCCCCGATGGCTGCCGGCGATGGCGCCGATCGCCACCGGCGTATAGGGCGGACGGAACACCGTCGTGCCG
The sequence above is a segment of the Phreatobacter oligotrophus genome. Coding sequences within it:
- a CDS encoding GntR family transcriptional regulator; amino-acid sequence: MFDRVRQAIIAGELRPNEPLIEADIAERLGVSRTPVRESLQRLAAAGLIVPRKRGWAVREFSLEDLTLNAEVRAALEGFAAGLAAQRATADDLAQLFAIHAERLALDPQDEKARVRTNRAFHDAVIAAARNPKLVDAIDATGLFYFNGDVVRMSSAEQMAQGNADHALILEALAARDATAAERHMRAHIERTTRIIRSR
- a CDS encoding sarcosine oxidase subunit gamma family protein, producing the protein MIEDVSLRGLASVVLAAPAPFGAVRRGNATYVTTQPDQTLVVGDPGAMLDLQALDGPVTDLTGSRAILRVSGPAWREALSAVLPIDLHPSAFGPGAAAATYAAHLSMLVWRADAAEAVEIAVYRSFAGALLHAVEAAAAPHGYVTR